GTTGAAATCCCTTTGTTTAACTCTTACGTTTTTGTTTACGCTGATCAATATGACCTTATTAAAATATTGCAAACAACTGGCGTAGTTACTTATGTAAGTTATTGTGGAAGGCCGGCTCATGTAGATGAAACCGAAATAAATCGCATTCGCAGCATAGCAAACACCTACACTGACATAGAAACCATTTCGCTAAACAATTTAAACATTGGCGACGAAGTAAAGATAAAAGAAGGCCCTCTGGTTGATACTGCAGGCCAGGTGCAGTATATACAAGGTAAAGTGGTTGTCATGATCATTAAAAATTTGAATTGTGCCTTAACGGTAAAAGTAAACAAGGAAGACCTGCTACCGGCGTAACCGCAGGCCCCACATATATAACATATATAAGTTAATTATTATGGATAAGCATTACGGCCAGATCGTAGAATTAGTTATCAGGAAAAATGGTTTTAGCATAAGCGAGCTTGCTCGCTTAGCAAACATTAACAGGAAATGTATTTATAACTGGTTTAATCAAAAATACCTTAAACCAGATATAATTCATAAGATAGGTTGTTTTATTAACCACGATTTTTCTGTTGAGTTTCCTGAACTTTTTGTAAAAGAGGATTTTGTTAAAACCGATAACACCGTTTCAAATGCAAGCCTACAAGATGATCGGAACAGAACACTTTGGAAGGATAAGTATATAGAACTATTGGAACGATATAATATATTGCTTTTAAATCAACTTGGGCATTAATAAATACAAACCCGCCTCTTAAGTCAATTATTAGGCGGGTTTGCATTTGGATACAATTTGATGGTTGTGATGGTGTTTAATGATGTCATCAGCTCGTTTAATATCGATGTTTTGATGAATTGGAGTGGGTGAAGCTGGAAGAAAGCCCTTTTCTTAGGCTTTCATTTTTCTAAGTTTATGTGCAATCGATAATAAGCCTATTTCCACCTCGGTTTTGGATGTTCCTTTTAACAGAAAACGTCTGAAACTATGTTTATGATTCAGTTCGGCGAATACCGTTTCCGCGTCCACCCGCCTTCGTTTTCAATATTTGATGTATTGCTCTATATTGAACCCTTCTTTCGCTTCCTATCTATACTTTCTCAGACTGTGGTTGATCTCAACGATCAGTTCGCTGTGATATATACTCCGCATTGGGCAGCCTTCAGTTCTTCGCCCGGGAACGGATTATCAGCTACACAAAAACGGATGACATGATCCGCTAACCATCATGGATATGCGCCATCCGCTGCCCAATCGCAAACACCAGGCAGTCTACGCTTCGTTACCAATTCCTGCAGTTTATAGCGTAAGAAAATCGACTGGCCATGGTCATATTCCTTAAAGCCTACCTTACCCCCTAGGTCTTAAAACATGAAAAACATCCTCAAAAAAAAGAGGCTGCCCTTTTGAGACAGCCTCTTTTATAGTAAAAACTACTCACTCTATCCATTAAGGAATCACAACCTTTGTATTCCAAACTACATTAGCCTTCCTTATTGCTCTGTTTCTAAATATTTGCTTCTCTTCGCGGCTATATACACTTAAGGTTACATATTGGTCCGCATCAATCGGCGTAATGTTCATATCTAAATTATAATTGCGTTGATACCTTATATAGTAATTAGCCGTATCCGCCTGCACGTCAAATTCATTAAGTTTACCGGGTTCACCAAACGATACATGGCACTTTTTTGCACAGTCTACAACAACTTTTGCGTAGCCGTAATCTCTGTCTTTGTTAGTATTGGTGTTAGGCGGATCTTTTTTACAACCCAGGCCTAAGAAACATAATACTGTTAAAAAAGCAATCCCTCTAAAGGTCTTATAACTTCTTTTAACTACTGTAGGGGCTAAAACTTGTAAGCCATTTTTTTTGTTTTTCTCTTTCATGATAAATAAATTTTCATAAAAATAGACCATGTATTTCACATGATATGCACAAGTATTTATACTGTATAGCAGGTTGTGAAAGTGTTGTATATCTATAAGGGAAAATGTGAAAATTAATTACCCAACCCATTTATCAGAACCCCTGCAGTTACGAAAACTGCAAATAATACGCACTTTAATTGTTTGCACAAGGTCATTAACCCGAAAAAAATGTTTCTATAGCAATAAAGAGTGAAAAAATAGTATTATTTGGCCTATATATTGATATTAATACGGAAGTGTATAAAATACAATCAGCTATTTTTACAATACATTTAACTAAGGAGTAACATTTAACTATAATTTATCATGGTCAAGCATTACGGGCAAATTGTAGAGTACAGGATAAGAAAGAATGGATACAGCATTAGCGATCTGGCAAAAAGTATTAACGTCAACCGGCGCTCCATCTACAACTGGTTTAATCAGCCTTATCTGAAAAAAGACATCATTTTCCAAATCGGCCGCGTCTTACGGCACGATTTCTCTCAGGAATTTCCAGAACTATTTGTAAGTGAGGATTTTAAAACTATTCACAGGTCCCCTCACCACATGCCCGCGCAAGATGACACTTATGCGGCTAAAATCGAAAACGAAGTTTACAAGAACAAATACGTAGACTTGTTAGAACGATACAACACACTTTTAGTAAGCGCTATTTAAATGGCAAAGTATCAATTAAATTGATACTTTTTAGCTCGAAGAAGCAAGCTGCATAACAGCTCACACCCAGTGAGTTATTATTTGCATCCATTTACTGCAATAAATGGCTGCAAAATAATATATAGCAATTATATTTGCACAACAATTCCATATTAAATGAGCCATGCTGCAGATGATTTGCGCTTAGAACTTGCCCACTTCAATAATTTTATAATCCAAAACTATCTTGCCGCGTTAAAGGCAACAGTTAAAAACGAGCCGTTACTTTACCTGTACAACGTTTTTAAAAAGATGGGGGACAGCCTTTGCACAATAGGTAATGCAATTGCCGCACAAAAAGACGTTTCGTACCGTGATTTGATGCCTTTAAACCAAACAGTATTTGACGCCGCTTTAAGTATTTTTTTGATTGAGCGATCAAATAATTTGGAAGACCTTATTTTGCGTATTAACGGCGTTAACACGTATTATTTACAGTCAAATTTAGAAAATATTGATAAATATGGCTTGCAATTTGGCAAAGATAAGGCGGTTATAGAGGATGAGATATCGATTTTAAAGCAAGATAATAGTGGCTACTTTAATCAAAATGGCTTATTAAAGTATATACCTTATTTACCAGATAACCAGGAGATTTTAACCTATTTAAAAAACAACGCACAAATACGGACAACCGGCCGGGCCTTTAATGGCCTTACCACATCATTTGATGTTTTTACAGAACCTACAGCTAACGAAAACAGCAATACTAATAAGTTAAAGTTACTTACGGTGTTAAACATTGCTCTAATAAGTATGAGCTATATTGAACCTTTTCTTGGTCAATCAAAACAAGTAACCGTAACTTTTGAGGAGCTGACAGCAAAAATAGTAACTGCTAAAAAAAACTGGCAAAACAGCACTGTTTAAAATGATGTTGATGTTTTCTATACGCTTGTTCTTTTAAGCAACTCGCTATTATAACGCTCTAACAAAACGATATACTTTTGCTTCCAATTAACTTGTTGGCCCTGAGAATTGTGATGATATGTAGACGAACTACCTTCTTTGTGAAATTCTGTCCCTGAAAAAAGCTCAGGGAACTCTTTAGAAAAATCGTGCTTAATAACCCGGCCAATTTTTATAATGATAGCGGGACTTAGCTCTTGCTGATTAAACCAATTATACATCGACCGGCGGTTCACCTCAATTTCTGCCGCCAGATCTTTGATGTTAAGGCCCCTTTTTTTTATAATATACTCAACTTTTTTTCCTCGATGGTTTTCCATTTTGCAAATTGATATTCAATCTTTGCAAATTTTTAGCCACGAAACTTATTATAGAATATTTGATGCGAATAAAATTTTTGTAACATATAAAGGGATATGTAACAAATTTGTTAACAAAGGTTGTTTTTCACCACTTATTCCAATATCGGCAGATGTATTAAACAAAAATTTTTTGTCTTTATCACCAATACTAACACATACGGCGTTTCTGCTTTTATATACACCTGTATACAAAAGAATACGAGCTCGTGCAGAGCATTTAACTATAGGTAAAACACAAGCCGCTATTTAATACGGGAACATCCCAAAATTGTACACATCAATTATACTTAATAACCAGCCTCGGCCGGTTTAATTTACCTTCCTTACTTTTAAATTGCAGAGTAACATTTTTGCCAAGCGCATCTTTCACCAAAAAAGACATAACCTTTTTTGACTGGATATTTGCACTTACATATTTCGTAACATCCAGTTCGATATTCGCGGGTTGGTTACTTACCATTGCCGAGCTTAAAGAAGGTGTAACAGCCGCAGGTGCCGTATTAAAATTGATCGTCTTTTCTGTCCAATTTTCATCGGGTACAGCGTAGCATGATAGTGCTATTGTTGTATTATTGTCTGCATTATACCCGTTTAAAACAAGCTTAGCCGATA
This portion of the Inquilinus sp. KBS0705 genome encodes:
- a CDS encoding helix-turn-helix domain-containing protein — encoded protein: MDKHYGQIVELVIRKNGFSISELARLANINRKCIYNWFNQKYLKPDIIHKIGCFINHDFSVEFPELFVKEDFVKTDNTVSNASLQDDRNRTLWKDKYIELLERYNILLLNQLGH
- a CDS encoding UpxY family transcription antiterminator; amino-acid sequence: MKKIESKNWIVLYTRSRWEKRVSTLLTEQNFKSYCPIVRTNRLWADRRKTVEIPLFNSYVFVYADQYDLIKILQTTGVVTYVSYCGRPAHVDETEINRIRSIANTYTDIETISLNNLNIGDEVKIKEGPLVDTAGQVQYIQGKVVVMIIKNLNCALTVKVNKEDLLPA
- a CDS encoding helix-turn-helix transcriptional regulator → MENHRGKKVEYIIKKRGLNIKDLAAEIEVNRRSMYNWFNQQELSPAIIIKIGRVIKHDFSKEFPELFSGTEFHKEGSSSTYHHNSQGQQVNWKQKYIVLLERYNSELLKRTSV
- a CDS encoding helix-turn-helix transcriptional regulator; the encoded protein is MVKHYGQIVEYRIRKNGYSISDLAKSINVNRRSIYNWFNQPYLKKDIIFQIGRVLRHDFSQEFPELFVSEDFKTIHRSPHHMPAQDDTYAAKIENEVYKNKYVDLLERYNTLLVSAI